A stretch of the Leishmania infantum JPCM5 genome chromosome 30 genome encodes the following:
- a CDS encoding DNAj-like protein gives MLFRRVSEAYEVLSDPVRRRAHDAELGIQTRRKQQPSAANAKAGTRTGSPAGGARPSSASAGRRKHTTSTASSTSSTTFQQPQQRRYRKPFVRGDANRVFADAFDGKTLDEILFDVQRRRRQEKTGRAAAEQRRERGGGTGHASSNDTAKSSSSPPPAMGENAPLDRDARLRHVMETAAELFAQRAQRQYGHGILRHIRGVAGPLPEGPAAPPEVYMPFRPFVGMPVPPGVRTPPEPKLGKVLYSQEATIDSSSSTPDSRGAAWYEIPKQFHTHTYADGTPQSRSASLAKATKYIHGMPHNMGQLYSYHRPY, from the coding sequence ATGCTCTTCCGCCGTGTTTCGGAGGCGTATGAGGTGCTCTCCGACCCGGTGAGGCGTCGTGCGCACGATGCGGAACTAGGCATCCAGACGCGCCGCAAGCAGCAACCGTCTGCCGCCAACGCAAAGGCGGGCACAAGGACCGGCTCtcctgccggcggcgcgcggccgTCCTCAGCATCTGCGGGAAGGCGGAAGCACACAACATCGACGGCTTCGTCAACGTCCTCGACGACCTttcagcagccgcagcagcggcggtatCGCAAGCCGTTTGTGCGCGGTGATGCCAATCGTGTCTTCGCCGACGCGTTCGACGGGAAGACGTTGGACGAAATTCTGTTTGAcgtgcagcgtcgtcgccgtcaagAAAAGACTGgaagggcggcagcggagcagcgTCGCGAACGGGGCGGTGGCACGGGGCATGCGTCGTCCAATGACACCGCAaaatcgtcgtcgtcgccgccaccggccaTGGGGGAAAACGCCCCTCTCGACCGCGAcgcacgtctgcgccacGTGATGGAGACGGCCGCCGAGTTGTttgcgcagcgagcgcagcgTCAGTACGGGCACGGAATTCTTCGTCACATACGTGGCGTAGCCGGTCCGCTGCCAGAAGGGccggcagctccgcctgAGGTTTACATGCCGTTCCGTCCATTTGTCGGCATGCCGGTCCCTCCAGGTGTGCGGACCCCTCCGGAGCCGAAACTGGGAAAGGTGCTATACTCGCAAGAGGCCACCAtagacagcagcagcagcacacccgACTCTCGCGGTGCGGCTTGGTACGAGATTCCGAAGCAGtttcacacgcacacgtacgcagACGGTACCCCACAGAGCCGCTCCGCGAGTTTGGCCAAGGCAACCAAGTACATCCACGGCATGCCGCACAACATGGGCCAGCTCTACTCGTATCACCGCCCGTACTAG